The nucleotide window TTTTTAGGCGTTCCGGTCGATCCGGAGGTGTGCACCGTAAGGGTGGGAGAGTCGTTCCACCACGCTTGCAAAAAGGCGAACAGTTCGCGCTCCCACTCGGGCGTTTCCGGGTCGGTCAGCTTTATATTTGCCAAAATCAGTGCCAGTTCTTTCGAATAGGGGATGCCGTTGAGGGTGATCGATTGATGATTTCTATCGAGACAAAATGGCGTGTTTTCTTCATTTTCGGGTAGCTTGTTCCAGAGTTGGTCTCCCTCAACCACCAGCGGCATGTCGATATTGTCCGCAAAAAGAGCTCCGGTGCCCAGTCCCTGCGGCAGAGAGGGGTTGAGCGTGGCACACCATTGCGCAATGGCATTCAGGCCGATATTCGACTCTAGCGCTGAGGTAATCCACCAGCCGATGGAGCGTTTTTCGGCTTCGGAAATCCATTCGGTGCAACCCTGAATGCCGCCGTGAAGCGATGGTTTCAGAATAATATAGTGAGGATGAATGATATCCAACAAACGTTGTTTTTCTGCCGGATCGTTGATGCCGATCAGCTCTTCGTCCAACGCGATGGGAAGAGGAGTTTCTTTTACCAGTTTTGCCATCGTTTCCCATTGTCCCTGCCGAATCGGTTGTTCGATGGAGTGAAGCTGCAATTCGGCTAACCGGTGCAGTTTTTCCAGCGCATTGTCGGGCGAGAAGGCACCGTTGGCATCCACGCGGATTTCTATCTGTTCGGGCGAAAAGTGACTGCGGATATGTCGGATTAGCGCCAGTTCCTCTTCAAAATCGATAGCTCCGATTTTCAGTTTGATACAACGGAATCCTGTTGCCATTTTCTGTTCTATCTGGCGGAACATTTTATCTTTATCGCCCATCCAGATAAGGCCGTTGATGGTGATTCCGCTCTCTACCCGCGAAAATGGAGTGTTCCAGAGCCGGAAAGAGCCGGTTTCGAGATGAAGAAGTGCCGTCTCCAGTCCGAACAACATCGAGGGATAGGCGCGTAAAGCAGAATAATCCAATTGTCTGTTAACAATGAGTTTCCGGCAAAACCGATCCAGAATTTCTGCGTAGCCGGGCAATGCATCGCAACTCAGATCGGGTAGGGGGGCGCACTCGCCGATGCCAATGCGCAGGGGTTGTTCGGTGTGCCACAACTGCACGTACCACGACTGCCGGGTGCGGTAAACGCCCCGTGAAGTGCCCGCCGGTTGTTTGAAATGGAGGGTGTAAGGAAGTATGCGGTAAGCAAGCGCCATAGTGTTCGGTTTTGAAAACAATTGTACAAAGTTACTTATTTTGCGTTTATCCGGAGTGGGTCGGTTTTATTTCAAAACAAAAGGCGAAACGGTTAATTTTCGTTTCGCCTTCGGAGTTGTTATTCCCTTATTATCAGGGGAATTTAGGGAATTTCTTGAAATCGGGCTTGCGCTTTTCGAGGAATGCGGTTTTACCTTCCTGCGCTTCGTCGGTGAGGTAGTAGAGCAGGGTGGCATTGCCGGCCAGTTCCTGAATACCGGCCTGTCCGTCGAGTTCGGCGTTGAGTCCCATCTTAATCATGCGCATGGCCATCGGACTGTGCTGCATCATTTCGTGCGCCCATTTCACCGTTTCGTCTTCCAGTTGATCGAAGGGAACGACGGTGTTCACGAGACCCATTTCGAGTGCCTGTTGGGCGTTGTACTGACGGCAAAGGAACCAGATTTCACGCGCTTTCTTCTGTCCGACGATGCGGGCCAGATAGGACGAGCCGAAGCCGGCATCAAAACTTCCCACGCGTGGGCCGGTCTGGCCGAAGATAGCGTTGTCGGAAGCGATGGAGAGGTCGCACACCACCTGCAGCACGTGTCCGCCACCTATAGCGTAACCGTTTACCATTGCAATGACCGGTTTTGGGAGCGAGCGGATCTGTTTCTGCACCTCCAATACCTGCAAGCGGGGAACGCCGTCTTTACCGATGTAACCGCCTTTACCTTTCACGTTCTGGTCGCCGCCTGCGCAAAATGCCTTATCGCCTGCACCGGTCAGCACTACCACGTAGATATCCTGATTTTCGTGGCAAATACGTAACGCATCGCTTATTTCCATGGTGGTGGTTGGGGTGAATGC belongs to Paludibacter jiangxiensis and includes:
- the menB gene encoding 1,4-dihydroxy-2-naphthoyl-CoA synthase encodes the protein MSTTRQWETIKEYEEILFEYFEGIGKITINRPRYRNAFTPTTTMEISDALRICHENQDIYVVVLTGAGDKAFCAGGDQNVKGKGGYIGKDGVPRLQVLEVQKQIRSLPKPVIAMVNGYAIGGGHVLQVVCDLSIASDNAIFGQTGPRVGSFDAGFGSSYLARIVGQKKAREIWFLCRQYNAQQALEMGLVNTVVPFDQLEDETVKWAHEMMQHSPMAMRMIKMGLNAELDGQAGIQELAGNATLLYYLTDEAQEGKTAFLEKRKPDFKKFPKFP